In one window of Henckelia pumila isolate YLH828 chromosome 1, ASM3356847v2, whole genome shotgun sequence DNA:
- the LOC140874026 gene encoding uncharacterized protein — translation MDLQGETWSGCEGVDLKERLRIAYVLDKKPPKEATPNISATELAKLEKWWDHDLQAKSYILASMSKELQRRYEDAVNAAGIHYHLKELYGVQTRSERHATVKELMTTRLRKGASAHEHGVRMIGLIEKLVRLDVVMPAELLTDILLLSLPSSFDGFVVNFNMNKLETILEELVNMLTTYEATIKKEKSVLFVGSSSGTKKGAQSKGKKRSAPPKRNKPNKKPYK, via the exons ATGGATCTACAAGGGGAAACTTGGAGCGGTTGTGAAGGTGTTGATCTCAAAGAAAGATTG AGGATCGCGTATGTTCTTGATAAGAAGCCCCCAAAGGAAGCAACTCCTAACATCAGTGCGactgagttagccaagcttgagaaatggtgggaccatgatcttCAAGCTAAAAGCTACATCCTTGCTTCTATGTCGAAAGAACTGCAAAGGCGGTACGAGGATGCTGTGAATGCTGCTGGCATTCACTATCATCTGAAAGAGTTGTATGGTGTACAAACTCGATCTGAGAGACATGCTACTGTTAAGGAACTCATGACTACACGCTTGCGAAAAGGGGCCTCGGCCCATGAGCATGGTGTTAggatgattgggctcattgagaAATTGGTGAGACTCGACGTGGTTATGCCTGCTGAGCTCTTGACTGACATTCTCTTGCTGTCCCTCCCTTCCTCATTCGATGGATTTGtagtaaatttcaatatgaacaagctaGAGACCATCCTTGAAGAGTTGGTCAATATGCTTACTACTTATGAAGcaacaatcaagaaagaaaagTCTGTTCTATTTGTGGGCTCGTCGTCCGGGACGAAAAAGGGAGCCCAAAGCAAGGGGAAgaagcgttctgccccgccAAAAAGGAACAAGCCCAATAAGAAGCCATACAAGTAG